In uncultured Methanobacterium sp., a genomic segment contains:
- the npdG gene encoding NADPH-dependent F420 reductase: MKIAIIGGTGGQGLGIAVRFVQTGEDVIIGSRTMEKAQAAVDKVKDLLTDVGNLKAALNPDAAKEADILVLTVPLAAQRATLLSIKEGAAGKILMDATGPLETAIGGLPTRCLYLPEGAAAERAQKIVPETRVICAFNNISSGALMNFTEPIDCDCLISGDDLESKKTVSRLIEKIPGVQVVDCGPLERAQIIEKITPLLIGLNIKKTCKDAGIRITGIDPECKL; encoded by the coding sequence ATGAAAATAGCAATAATTGGTGGAACTGGTGGACAAGGGCTGGGAATCGCTGTACGTTTTGTGCAAACTGGAGAAGATGTTATAATCGGTTCAAGAACAATGGAAAAAGCTCAAGCCGCTGTGGATAAAGTTAAGGATCTTTTAACTGATGTTGGAAATTTAAAAGCTGCTTTAAACCCTGATGCTGCAAAAGAAGCAGATATACTGGTTTTAACTGTGCCACTGGCTGCTCAAAGAGCGACTTTACTATCAATAAAAGAAGGAGCTGCTGGGAAAATATTAATGGATGCTACTGGGCCGTTGGAAACAGCAATTGGTGGATTACCCACCCGATGTCTGTATCTACCTGAAGGAGCAGCCGCAGAAAGAGCACAAAAAATCGTGCCAGAAACCAGGGTAATCTGTGCTTTCAACAATATAAGCAGCGGGGCACTAATGAATTTCACAGAACCCATAGACTGTGACTGCCTGATATCTGGGGATGATTTAGAAAGTAAAAAAACAGTTTCCAGATTAATCGAAAAAATCCCAGGAGTACAGGTTGTTGATTGTGGACCCTTAGAAAGAGCCCAGATCATCGAAAAAATAACACCACTGCTCATTGGCCTGAACATCAAGAAGACATGCAAAGATGCAGGGATAAGAATAACCGGCATAGACCCTGAATGCAAACTGTAA
- a CDS encoding phosphatase PAP2 family protein, translating to MYDFIISGILNQNTVLFYMINHGMDNNLFDFIMPLLTNFGSFIVWAAICGLLFIFGGEKGKKVALLGLAALFVSNVAVYLLKFIIAEPRPFLTLPNVDLLVSESEFYSFPSGHTASSFAAAIVIGLKYKLNVKGKNYDLIYPLLVFAGIIGFSRIYIGVHYPLDVFFGAIVGIISALLVLKFEDNILMEKLSHVCLLDKLNTGKI from the coding sequence ATGTATGATTTTATAATATCTGGAATTTTAAATCAAAATACTGTTCTTTTTTACATGATTAATCATGGGATGGATAACAATTTGTTTGATTTTATAATGCCTTTACTTACTAATTTTGGAAGTTTCATTGTATGGGCTGCGATTTGTGGGCTTTTGTTCATATTTGGAGGGGAAAAAGGAAAAAAAGTAGCCCTACTTGGTTTGGCAGCTCTATTTGTAAGTAATGTTGCAGTATACTTATTGAAATTTATAATAGCCGAACCCAGACCGTTTTTAACTTTACCCAATGTAGATCTGTTAGTCTCAGAAAGCGAGTTTTATTCTTTCCCTTCTGGCCATACAGCATCATCATTTGCCGCGGCCATAGTGATTGGTCTTAAATACAAACTTAATGTCAAAGGAAAAAACTATGATTTAATTTATCCTTTATTAGTTTTTGCAGGAATTATAGGGTTTTCCAGGATATACATAGGTGTTCATTATCCATTGGATGTATTTTTCGGTGCTATTGTGGGAATAATATCTGCTCTCTTGGTTCTGAAATTTGAAGATAATATTCTGATGGAGAAATTGTCCCATGTATGCTTATTGGATAAGTTGAACACTGGTAAAATTTGA
- a CDS encoding winged helix-turn-helix domain-containing protein, translating to MEKLLWWLIAGKRGGKNRARIIKMIADRPYNAHQLSEELDLDYKTVRHHVKILEKNNLIQPTGDTYGKLYFLSPKMQENYEIFENIWRKLDIK from the coding sequence ATGGAGAAGTTACTCTGGTGGTTAATTGCTGGCAAAAGGGGTGGAAAGAACCGGGCTAGAATAATAAAAATGATAGCGGATAGGCCATATAACGCTCATCAACTTTCAGAGGAGCTTGATTTAGATTATAAAACAGTAAGGCACCATGTTAAAATTTTAGAAAAAAATAACTTGATTCAGCCTACTGGAGATACTTACGGCAAATTGTACTTTCTTTCTCCTAAAATGCAAGAAAATTACGAAATTTTTGAAAATATCTGGAGAAAATTGGATATTAAATAA
- a CDS encoding NAD(P)-dependent alcohol dehydrogenase yields the protein MKGLAVIGKHEVGWVEKEKPTAGPLDAVVKPLAIAPCSSDVHIAWDDAIDLSGVDNRILGHEAVGIIEEVGSEVKDFKPGDRVIVPAITPNWERTPCQNGFSQHCDGMLTGMSFITFKDGTMAEYFNVNNADANLAIWPDELTVEQALMIPDMVTTGFYGAEMADVKLGSTVAVFGIGPVGLMAVAGSQLSGAARLLAVGSRPNLIKVAKEYGATDIIDYHDGDTVAQIMALTDGKGVDAAIVAGGNVNTIVEAVEVVKPGGTVANLNVLGGAESIPIPLAAWGAGLSDKTIKGGFCPGGRDRMEKLIDLVKYGRVDPGKLVSHKFYKFEDIEEALLLMRDKPRDLVKSAVFLGE from the coding sequence ATGAAAGGACTAGCTGTAATTGGAAAACACGAGGTGGGATGGGTTGAAAAAGAAAAACCTACCGCAGGACCACTTGATGCTGTTGTTAAACCTTTAGCAATAGCTCCATGTAGTTCAGATGTACACATAGCCTGGGATGATGCTATAGATTTAAGTGGTGTGGATAATCGTATTTTAGGACACGAAGCTGTAGGTATCATTGAAGAAGTAGGTAGTGAAGTTAAAGATTTTAAGCCAGGAGATCGGGTTATAGTTCCTGCCATCACACCAAATTGGGAAAGAACCCCCTGCCAGAACGGATTTTCTCAACATTGTGATGGTATGCTTACTGGAATGTCTTTTATCACATTTAAAGATGGGACAATGGCAGAATATTTCAATGTAAATAATGCAGATGCAAACCTGGCCATATGGCCAGATGAATTAACTGTAGAACAGGCGCTCATGATTCCAGATATGGTAACTACTGGTTTCTATGGTGCTGAAATGGCTGATGTTAAATTAGGATCCACAGTTGCTGTTTTTGGAATAGGACCAGTTGGTCTCATGGCTGTGGCAGGATCACAACTATCTGGTGCTGCCCGACTCCTGGCAGTGGGAAGCCGTCCCAACCTTATTAAAGTAGCTAAAGAATATGGGGCAACGGATATAATTGATTACCATGATGGGGACACCGTGGCGCAAATTATGGCTTTAACCGATGGAAAGGGTGTTGATGCTGCGATAGTGGCTGGTGGTAATGTGAATACTATTGTTGAGGCCGTTGAAGTTGTTAAACCTGGTGGAACTGTTGCTAACTTAAACGTGCTGGGTGGAGCAGAATCCATTCCTATACCTCTAGCGGCATGGGGTGCGGGTCTTTCAGATAAAACTATTAAAGGAGGATTCTGTCCTGGTGGAAGAGACAGAATGGAAAAATTAATTGATTTAGTTAAGTATGGTCGTGTTGATCCCGGTAAGTTAGTATCTCACAAATTCTATAAGTTTGAAGATATTGAAGAAGCTCTTTTGTTAATGAGGGATAAACCACGAGATCTAGTCAAATCTGCAGTATTTTTAGGGGAATAA
- a CDS encoding TetR/AcrR family transcriptional regulator, with translation MDTKSRIMETTFKLLLEKGFDNVSITEVKRESNISTGGFYHLFDSKEMLVVEVIKKYIFNYFYLTMEQIKKFEGTPKEKLKVAILSMAGDDAVINETTQLIGGPEKIDYRTLHLLLIEGVQKYDMISDIYSEFFKELLIFINDTINEGIAHGEIRSDIDSTRIAEVIETMTMGTVIMWIALPEKSLEERVEINMAEIWDYIKK, from the coding sequence ATGGACACAAAATCAAGGATTATGGAAACAACTTTTAAACTTTTACTTGAAAAGGGATTTGATAATGTTTCAATAACTGAAGTCAAAAGAGAATCAAACATTTCTACCGGCGGATTTTACCACCTTTTTGATAGTAAAGAGATGTTGGTTGTTGAAGTAATAAAAAAATACATATTTAACTATTTTTACTTAACCATGGAACAGATTAAGAAGTTTGAAGGTACACCCAAAGAAAAATTAAAAGTTGCAATTTTATCTATGGCTGGAGATGATGCAGTCATCAATGAAACTACTCAACTAATCGGAGGTCCTGAAAAAATAGATTACAGAACCTTACACCTATTATTAATTGAAGGTGTCCAGAAATATGATATGATAAGTGATATTTACTCAGAATTCTTCAAGGAATTGTTAATTTTCATCAATGATACCATCAATGAAGGTATAGCCCATGGTGAGATAAGATCAGATATTGACTCTACCCGTATTGCAGAGGTTATTGAAACCATGACAATGGGGACAGTTATAATGTGGATAGCATTACCTGAAAAATCACTAGAAGAAAGAGTTGAAATTAACATGGCGGAAATATGGGATTATATAAAAAAATAG
- a CDS encoding PIG-L family deacetylase, with amino-acid sequence MKNWNQLSLIGIIVLLGILIILFPWAIGYIIGLLLIIYGISNLSRKHNIKIFIITLISFSCLFSYAYVSYSTSSGLTASDINITPSDRILVISPHPDDEALSSAGVINKAVQMGVPVSTVILTTGDGYKQDVIIKSMTFHPKPSTFIEYGINRHSEDVRAMNKIGLNQSNITFLGYPDGGMQYLFDTNWDENNLYYGMNGANHVPYQFAYHDNASYCGGSVDTDLESVINSFKPTIIIYPGLGDDHPDHWATHAFVEYSTTKMDYKGKELTYDIHNNYNWQFPLIYDPKKYISPPKEFSKLNANWVTYNLTSSQVAQKSACINTFSSQKILLWPLLESFIRQNEIYATYNDQNISKSNEEVNLFNGGMPTTTLQDYTWSHDLVTTGLEYDQNSTWITLETKNGIKRADSYKFHFRLFNNGNVERADITVQNGKATPEIMANNSVKITDPITTEINQNELIVKIPQNLFNHSTALMYNVDIVENGSVDRSDWVKLNIN; translated from the coding sequence ATGAAAAATTGGAATCAGCTGTCTCTAATTGGAATCATAGTCTTATTAGGAATTTTAATCATCTTATTTCCTTGGGCAATAGGTTACATTATTGGACTATTGCTCATAATCTACGGAATTTCCAATTTAAGCAGAAAGCACAATATTAAAATATTTATAATTACGTTAATTTCATTTTCATGCCTTTTTAGTTATGCATATGTTAGTTATTCAACGAGTAGTGGATTAACTGCTTCCGATATTAATATCACTCCTTCAGATAGAATCCTGGTCATATCTCCACATCCAGATGATGAAGCATTGAGTAGTGCTGGAGTTATAAACAAAGCAGTTCAAATGGGTGTTCCGGTTTCTACAGTAATATTAACCACTGGGGATGGTTACAAGCAGGATGTTATCATCAAATCAATGACATTCCATCCTAAACCATCCACATTCATAGAATATGGTATTAATAGGCATTCTGAGGATGTAAGAGCCATGAATAAAATTGGACTCAATCAGAGTAATATTACTTTTTTAGGTTATCCTGATGGTGGAATGCAATATCTTTTTGATACTAACTGGGATGAAAATAACCTTTATTATGGGATGAATGGTGCAAATCATGTTCCTTACCAATTTGCCTACCATGATAATGCTTCTTACTGTGGTGGGAGTGTAGATACTGATTTGGAGAGTGTGATAAATTCTTTTAAGCCAACTATCATAATATATCCGGGTTTAGGTGATGATCATCCAGATCACTGGGCGACTCATGCATTTGTTGAATATTCAACTACAAAAATGGATTATAAAGGAAAAGAACTAACATATGACATTCATAATAATTACAATTGGCAATTTCCTTTGATTTATGATCCTAAAAAGTACATATCACCACCAAAGGAATTTTCAAAACTCAATGCTAACTGGGTTACTTACAATCTCACATCAAGTCAGGTAGCTCAAAAAAGTGCATGTATAAACACATTTTCTTCCCAAAAAATTTTACTCTGGCCCCTCCTTGAATCATTTATACGGCAAAACGAGATATATGCAACTTATAATGACCAGAACATTTCAAAAAGCAATGAAGAAGTAAACTTATTCAACGGTGGAATGCCCACTACAACTCTACAAGATTACACTTGGAGTCATGATTTAGTTACAACAGGATTAGAATATGACCAGAATAGTACTTGGATTACATTAGAAACAAAAAATGGGATCAAAAGAGCGGATTCATATAAATTCCATTTTCGTCTCTTCAATAATGGTAATGTTGAAAGAGCAGACATAACTGTCCAAAACGGGAAAGCAACCCCTGAAATAATGGCAAACAACAGTGTAAAAATAACTGATCCTATAACAACTGAAATAAACCAAAATGAATTGATTGTTAAGATACCTCAAAACCTTTTTAATCATTCAACTGCCTTAATGTACAACGTAGATATCGTTGAAAATGGGAGTGTAGATCGATCAGACTGGGTAAAATTAAATATAAATTGA
- a CDS encoding SHOCT domain-containing protein, whose amino-acid sequence MTELKEQTTSLPCNDNSKYGTVILKDEGVCIKLRSNNPFSNDSKSELIKYHDILSVRYDKGFTLSRWPKLYIETATLSKKIGINVADRDLLKQFVDELNSHILEIKTQEKPPEQSLGEKLKEAKELLDIGALSQEEFDEIKQRYLKEF is encoded by the coding sequence ATGACTGAACTCAAAGAACAGACCACTAGCTTACCCTGTAATGATAATTCGAAATACGGGACTGTTATATTAAAAGATGAAGGAGTTTGCATTAAATTAAGAAGCAACAATCCCTTTTCAAATGATTCAAAGAGTGAACTAATTAAATACCATGATATATTAAGTGTTCGTTACGATAAAGGGTTTACTCTATCTAGATGGCCCAAATTATACATTGAAACTGCCACACTTTCTAAAAAAATTGGCATAAACGTCGCTGACAGAGACCTGTTAAAACAGTTTGTGGATGAGTTGAATTCTCATATTCTGGAGATTAAAACTCAAGAAAAACCGCCTGAACAGAGTTTGGGGGAGAAATTAAAAGAGGCTAAAGAACTACTGGATATAGGGGCTCTCAGTCAGGAAGAATTCGATGAAATTAAACAGAGATATTTAAAGGAATTTTAA
- a CDS encoding MFS transporter, with amino-acid sequence MDTTPKTNNTETGMIALATLILVAAVANLNLSVANVALPSIGFAFNASQVQINLVAVGYSLGLAASVLWFGALGDHHGRKMMLILGTLLAIPSSIIAGFAPSVEILIGARILGGLAAGMAFPTTLALITALWSDPKRTKAIALWSGIGAAIAALGPLLSGYLLTFADWGSVFLITLPLAVVALIMAIKFIPDHINETKAHVDNIGGILSLIVLGTLILAINFAPVPNSRSLILIFLIIAAASGILFIKRQLSVENPLYDLKIARRSIFWVAACAGIIVFGALMGAMYVGQQFLQNVLGYSTLDSGLAILPAAILMIIVAPQSAKLVESHGSRFTLLAGYVFCLLGFGAMLILWQDHIPYWKVGLAYAFVGIGVGLAGTPASHSLTGSVPVKRVGMASGTADLQRDFGGAIMTSIFGALLTAGYSRSIASQINNLPASAQEQITTSIEVTLQKSFSSAATLAQQNPQYSNQIITAAKYSFLAGDHWAYFAGMIAILIGAAIVFFKFPKKEEEEKLLIQYQEADSEK; translated from the coding sequence ATGGATACAACACCGAAAACCAACAATACTGAAACAGGAATGATAGCTCTAGCCACACTCATTCTGGTAGCTGCAGTTGCAAACCTGAATTTATCAGTGGCTAACGTGGCACTTCCTTCCATAGGTTTTGCTTTTAATGCTTCACAGGTTCAGATTAACTTGGTGGCAGTAGGTTACTCTCTTGGTCTGGCTGCATCAGTTTTATGGTTTGGTGCTTTGGGTGATCACCACGGTCGAAAGATGATGTTAATTCTTGGTACTCTGCTGGCTATACCCTCATCTATCATAGCTGGTTTTGCTCCTTCTGTTGAGATCCTGATTGGTGCCCGTATTCTTGGTGGTTTAGCTGCAGGGATGGCATTTCCAACCACTTTGGCACTGATAACTGCTTTGTGGTCCGATCCCAAAAGAACAAAAGCTATCGCATTATGGTCGGGTATAGGCGCTGCTATTGCTGCTTTAGGACCTTTACTCTCGGGATATTTGTTAACATTTGCTGATTGGGGTTCTGTATTTCTAATTACATTACCCCTCGCCGTGGTAGCCCTGATCATGGCGATTAAGTTCATTCCAGATCACATCAACGAGACAAAAGCCCATGTTGATAACATTGGCGGAATATTATCTCTCATTGTTCTGGGGACATTGATCCTGGCCATTAACTTCGCCCCAGTACCTAACTCCAGAAGTTTGATACTTATCTTCTTAATCATCGCTGCTGCTTCAGGAATCTTATTTATAAAACGCCAACTCAGTGTAGAAAATCCCCTTTATGATCTTAAAATCGCAAGGCGCAGCATCTTCTGGGTAGCAGCATGTGCGGGGATAATAGTTTTCGGGGCTTTAATGGGTGCTATGTACGTCGGTCAGCAGTTTTTACAAAACGTTCTGGGCTACTCCACCCTGGATTCTGGACTTGCAATTTTACCAGCAGCAATACTCATGATCATAGTAGCACCACAATCTGCCAAGCTGGTTGAATCCCATGGATCAAGATTTACACTCCTTGCAGGTTACGTGTTCTGTTTACTAGGGTTCGGGGCCATGCTAATTTTATGGCAGGATCACATACCCTACTGGAAAGTGGGGTTGGCTTACGCTTTTGTGGGAATTGGAGTGGGATTAGCGGGTACTCCGGCTTCCCATTCTCTTACAGGTTCAGTGCCGGTTAAAAGGGTGGGTATGGCTTCGGGAACTGCAGACCTGCAGCGTGATTTTGGTGGTGCAATAATGACTTCCATATTTGGAGCGCTACTTACAGCCGGTTATTCCCGATCAATTGCCTCACAAATTAACAATTTACCCGCCTCTGCCCAAGAGCAAATTACCACCAGCATAGAAGTGACACTTCAAAAATCATTCTCCAGTGCTGCAACCCTGGCACAACAGAATCCACAATATTCCAACCAGATCATCACTGCTGCAAAATATTCATTTTTAGCAGGGGATCACTGGGCCTATTTTGCAGGGATGATTGCGATCCTAATTGGAGCTGCCATAGTATTCTTCAAGTTTCCAAAAAAAGAGGAAGAGGAAAAATTACTCATCCAGTACCAGGAAGCTGACAGTGAAAAATAG
- a CDS encoding PsbP-related protein — protein sequence MLSKVSSIGLVILIFSVVAVSGCLSNDPLDNVYKTESNGLKHFESEGISFNSSINWSFYKMENETSSDYLFSISKGTDENMDFIHFYAGAYNRTLSEYINSEKKEISLRNWTITSEKELTVDGLPAYQISALNQENNPLIKTWLIKDGTMYTIYAVPGSGKNLTSIEKDLEIVTSTFHVI from the coding sequence ATGCTGTCAAAGGTTAGTTCCATTGGGTTAGTGATCCTTATTTTTAGTGTTGTGGCTGTTTCAGGATGCCTCTCAAATGATCCACTGGATAATGTATATAAAACTGAATCTAATGGTTTAAAACATTTTGAAAGTGAAGGTATATCCTTTAATTCTTCGATTAATTGGTCTTTTTATAAAATGGAAAATGAAACATCATCTGATTACTTGTTTTCCATAAGTAAAGGAACCGATGAAAATATGGACTTTATTCATTTCTACGCAGGTGCTTATAATCGTACTTTATCAGAATACATTAATTCTGAAAAGAAGGAAATTTCACTCAGGAACTGGACCATAACATCCGAAAAAGAACTTACTGTAGATGGTCTTCCAGCATATCAAATTTCAGCACTTAATCAAGAAAATAATCCACTGATAAAAACATGGCTAATTAAAGATGGAACCATGTACACGATTTATGCTGTTCCAGGTTCTGGTAAAAATCTTACCAGCATCGAAAAAGATCTTGAAATTGTAACCAGCACTTTTCATGTAATATGA
- a CDS encoding SDR family oxidoreductase has product MKNFFDLTGKVAIVTGASSGLGVQFAKALGEQGAKVALFARREEKLQAVQKELEDAGYEAMYAVTDVLDTDNIAESVAKVVDQYGRIDILVNGAGVAVIHPAEEQPISEWDKTINTNLNGVYYVAREVGKVMVKQNYGKIINLGSIHSTVAMPGLGISAYVAAKGGVKMLTKALATEWAKYNITVNAIGPAYFASEMTDGVLGDESFQAAVQAYCPMCRIGEPGELDGALIYFASDASRYCTGQLLTIDGGWTAI; this is encoded by the coding sequence ATGAAAAACTTTTTTGACTTGACCGGAAAAGTTGCTATTGTAACTGGGGCTTCATCAGGTCTCGGAGTTCAGTTTGCAAAAGCTTTAGGAGAACAAGGTGCAAAAGTTGCATTATTTGCAAGAAGGGAAGAAAAACTTCAAGCAGTTCAAAAAGAACTAGAAGATGCAGGTTATGAAGCAATGTATGCAGTTACTGATGTATTGGATACTGATAACATTGCTGAATCTGTGGCTAAAGTTGTAGATCAATATGGTCGTATTGATATTTTAGTTAACGGTGCAGGAGTTGCAGTAATCCATCCCGCTGAAGAACAACCTATTTCTGAGTGGGATAAAACAATTAACACCAATTTAAACGGTGTATATTACGTGGCACGGGAAGTTGGAAAAGTTATGGTCAAACAGAATTATGGTAAAATCATAAACCTTGGTTCCATTCACAGTACCGTAGCCATGCCAGGATTAGGAATATCTGCATATGTAGCAGCTAAAGGTGGGGTTAAAATGTTAACAAAAGCTTTAGCTACTGAATGGGCTAAATACAATATAACTGTAAATGCAATTGGTCCTGCATATTTTGCAAGTGAAATGACAGATGGTGTCCTCGGTGATGAATCATTCCAAGCAGCGGTTCAAGCATACTGTCCCATGTGTCGTATAGGTGAACCTGGTGAATTAGACGGAGCACTTATCTACTTTGCTTCAGATGCTTCCCGTTATTGTACTGGACAATTACTTACAATAGACGGTGGTTGGACTGCGATTTAA
- a CDS encoding PsbP-related protein gives MSVVLIIVSISGCSNNNSHIYNSSKFSFKIPSGWSQTGDKNDYFVLFTKGKQNNNGEYNSSMQVTTQSAENFNGLSWLVSDFINESQRNNITIITQESRKIAGVDGYRIDIQDNYGKNSSYTIFIKENLLYTIQFGRPDGNIASINDDIETVLNSFQTWN, from the coding sequence TTGTCTGTAGTACTGATTATAGTTTCAATATCAGGATGCAGTAATAATAACTCACACATTTACAATAGCAGTAAATTTTCATTTAAAATTCCTTCGGGTTGGTCGCAGACTGGCGATAAAAACGATTACTTTGTTTTATTTACCAAAGGCAAACAAAACAACAACGGAGAATATAATTCAAGTATGCAAGTCACCACTCAGAGTGCTGAAAATTTTAACGGATTATCATGGTTGGTTAGTGACTTTATAAATGAATCCCAAAGGAATAATATAACTATAATTACACAGGAATCTAGGAAAATAGCAGGAGTTGATGGTTACAGAATAGACATTCAAGATAACTATGGTAAGAACTCATCTTACACTATTTTCATTAAGGAAAACTTGCTTTACACAATACAGTTTGGCCGTCCTGATGGTAATATCGCTAGCATTAATGATGATATAGAAACCGTTCTCAACAGCTTCCAAACATGGAACTAA
- a CDS encoding MarR family transcriptional regulator, with product MKEEYVKYWLETPEESAGFLFWQVTNLWHRKMNMALKELDLTHVQFSLLSGIAWLERFDEDINQVKLAKHAKTNIMMTSKVIRTLEKKDLILREECESDTRAKCLSLTDEGRQRIEKALTIVEGIHEEFFKDISGKPEFIENLNRILQSNNGEMV from the coding sequence ATGAAGGAAGAATATGTAAAATATTGGCTTGAAACCCCTGAAGAAAGCGCAGGATTTCTTTTTTGGCAAGTCACGAATCTTTGGCACCGTAAAATGAACATGGCTTTAAAAGAACTGGACTTAACTCATGTGCAGTTTTCGTTACTGTCAGGGATAGCATGGCTTGAAAGGTTTGATGAAGATATAAACCAGGTTAAACTGGCTAAACATGCTAAAACGAACATTATGATGACTTCTAAAGTCATAAGAACACTTGAAAAGAAAGATCTCATATTAAGAGAAGAATGTGAATCTGATACAAGGGCCAAGTGTTTATCTTTAACTGATGAAGGACGTCAAAGAATTGAAAAAGCATTAACTATTGTTGAAGGTATTCATGAAGAGTTTTTTAAAGATATTTCAGGTAAACCCGAGTTCATAGAAAATTTAAATCGTATTTTACAATCAAATAATGGAGAAATGGTATGA
- a CDS encoding DedA family protein: protein MISIVEYIVNLAIHLIEILGYWGVFLGMTLESACIPLPSEIIMPFAGFVVYEGKMSLIGITIVGALGNLFGSLIAYFIGFKGGRPFLEKYGKYIFITHKRLEMADNWFEKYGHEAVLISRVLPIMRTFISLPAGIAHMDLKKFITYTFLGSLPWCFVLGYIGYQLGPRWDLIRGYFHILDVIVIMGIIGVLFYLLYRHYLHNKK from the coding sequence ATGATTAGTATAGTTGAGTATATAGTTAATTTAGCAATTCATTTAATCGAAATTCTGGGCTACTGGGGAGTTTTCCTTGGTATGACACTTGAAAGTGCATGTATCCCTCTTCCCAGTGAGATTATAATGCCCTTTGCTGGTTTTGTTGTCTATGAAGGCAAAATGAGTCTAATAGGTATTACTATAGTAGGTGCTTTGGGAAACCTTTTTGGGTCCCTAATAGCTTATTTCATTGGTTTTAAAGGTGGAAGGCCTTTTTTGGAGAAATATGGGAAATACATTTTTATAACTCACAAACGGCTGGAGATGGCTGATAACTGGTTTGAAAAATATGGGCATGAAGCTGTTTTAATTAGTAGGGTACTTCCCATCATGCGAACTTTCATTTCTTTACCTGCGGGTATTGCACACATGGACCTTAAGAAATTTATCACTTACACCTTCCTAGGTTCACTTCCCTGGTGTTTTGTTTTAGGGTATATTGGTTACCAGTTAGGTCCAAGATGGGACTTAATTAGGGGCTATTTTCATATATTGGACGTAATCGTTATAATGGGCATAATAGGAGTTTTATTTTACTTATTATATCGCCATTACCTCCATAATAAAAAATAA
- a CDS encoding nitroreductase family protein, protein MMNSLDISEECNNAFDKILKTRRSIRFFRDEIPPKELIEDIINAGLFAPYAGLAVENKEYFRKFIVIPRNTRAMEKIVEITKNIMKVKSEAFKSEMDKNPYLKKKGAAFSKRLELFADKGVLGIGTAPYYIVIAEKRGFPPVQQQSLAHCLENMWLKATSLNLGFHLVSATAQMAEDEDFSRILGIKSGEYEINGCAIGYPKENPSESSRPETKEVINWIK, encoded by the coding sequence ATGATGAATAGTTTAGATATAAGTGAAGAGTGCAATAATGCTTTTGATAAAATTTTAAAAACAAGAAGGTCCATCCGATTTTTTCGAGATGAAATACCACCTAAAGAGCTTATTGAAGATATAATTAATGCTGGTTTATTTGCACCTTACGCAGGTCTGGCAGTGGAAAATAAAGAATATTTTAGAAAGTTTATAGTAATTCCCAGAAATACCAGAGCGATGGAAAAAATCGTTGAAATTACAAAAAACATAATGAAAGTCAAGTCAGAGGCTTTTAAAAGTGAGATGGATAAAAATCCTTATTTGAAAAAGAAGGGAGCTGCATTTTCAAAAAGATTAGAATTATTCGCGGATAAAGGAGTGCTTGGAATTGGAACAGCTCCTTATTATATAGTCATCGCTGAGAAACGTGGATTCCCTCCGGTCCAACAGCAATCACTGGCCCATTGTCTTGAAAATATGTGGCTTAAGGCAACATCATTAAATCTTGGATTCCACCTAGTATCTGCAACCGCCCAAATGGCAGAAGATGAGGATTTCTCTAGAATTTTAGGAATTAAATCAGGAGAATACGAAATTAACGGTTGTGCAATAGGTTATCCTAAAGAAAATCCTTCCGAATCTTCCAGACCTGAAACTAAAGAAGTTATTAACTGGATAAAATAA